In Zingiber officinale cultivar Zhangliang chromosome 6A, Zo_v1.1, whole genome shotgun sequence, a single genomic region encodes these proteins:
- the LOC121994208 gene encoding probable trehalose-phosphate phosphatase 6: protein MVSVAEMRKQNVIVTEELALSRVMAAGGDSAFLGGIVFNCKIASQLEILNSGWLDSLRASSPTRVKAAGTAISSSFAARQDQEYENWVMQHPSALRNFGDIVAGSKGKRIVMFLDYDGTLSPIVDDPDRAFMSDAMREAVRNVARHFPTAIVSGRRRDKVYNFVQLRELYYAGSHGMDIKGPSKGTKRTRSKNKALFFQPASQFLPVIHEVYEKLVEKTSSIPGSRIENNTFTLSVHFRCIDEKKWSSLTEQVGSVLLDYPQLMLTVGRKVLEVRPTIKWDKGKALEFLLESLGFANCSNVFPVYIGDDNTDEDAFRVLHEREQGVGILVSKVQKKTTASFSLRDPTEVMEFLHRLVE from the exons ATGGTTTCCGTCGCGGAGATGAGGAAGCAGAATGTGATAGTGACGGAGGAGCTCGCTCTCAGCAGGGTGATGGCTGCCGGCGGCGATTCCGCCTTTCTTGGCGGAATCGTCTTCAACTGCAAGATCGCCAGCCAACTAGAAATCCTAAACAGTGGTTGGCTTGACTCGCTGCGCGCCTCCTCCCCCACTCGCGTCAAGGCAGCCGGCACCGCCATCTCATCCTCCTTCGCCGCGCGCCAAGACCAGGAGTACGAGAACTGGGTG ATGCAGCACCCTTCCGCTCTGAGAAACTTCGGCGACATCGTTGCAGGGTCTAAGGGGAAGCGCATCGTGATGTTCCTCGACTACGATGGCACTCTCTCTCCAATCGTCGACGACCCCGACCGCGCGTTCATGTCCGACGCC aTGCGAGAAGCCGTGAGAAACGTCGCGAGGCATTTCCCAACCGCGATCGTTAGCGGAAGACGCCGCGATAAG GTGTACAACTTTGTCCAATTGAGGGAGCTGTACTACGCTGGGAGCCACGGCATGGACATCAAAGGCCCCAGCAAAGGCACAAAGAGGACGAGATCGAAG AACAAAGCTCTGTTCTTTCAACCAGCAAGCCAATTCCTTCCCGTTATTCATGAAGTATACGAAAAATTGGTGGAGAAAACAAGTTCAATCCCaggatcaaggatcgaaaacaaCACGTTCACTCTTTCAGTTCACTTCCGATGCATCGACGAGAAG AAATGGAGCTCATTAACTGAGCAAGTCGGGTCAGTGCTCCTGGACTACCCTCAACTCATGCTCACAGTTggaagaaag GTACTCGAAGTCCGGCCAACTATTAAGTGGGACAAAGGGAAAGCTCTTGAGTTCTTATTGGAATCTCTTG GATTCGCCAACTGTAGCAATGTGTTTCCAGTTTACATCGGAGATGATAACACCGATGAAGATGCTTTCAGG GTTTTGCATGAGAGAGAACAGGGCGTAGGAATCCTGGTTTccaaggttcaaaagaaaactacAGCATCATTTTCACTGAGAGACCCAACTGAG GTTATGGAATTTTTGCACCGGCTTGTGGAATAA
- the LOC121997004 gene encoding ethylene-responsive transcription factor RAP2-4-like, with protein sequence MATAIDLYSSIPVFSSSDPLREALEPFIRAASSLDPLSSSFSSFYLPQNPSFELAMPLGHATEMLPQSPSSVGLNCLSPAQIQQVQAQFHRQQLIQAPADRRSQRNINSLAPQPPPMKRKGSPTKPAKLFRGVRQRHWGKWVAEIRLPRNRTRLWLGTFDAAEEAALAYDKAAFMLRGDGARLNFPEFRHGAAHLGPPLHPAVDGKLQAVCHTLGISGKQGATPPCPVASEGSTEDNKSDSSSWAEEEEDSSAAEPAMQHLDFTEAPWDESETFVLRKYPSWEIDWDSILSSD encoded by the coding sequence ATGGCGACAGCCATAGATTTGTACAGTAGTATACCAGTTTTCTCCTCGTCAGATCCATTGAGAGAAGCTCTTGAGCCTTTTATTAGAGCTGCTTCCTCTCTCGATCCACTCTCTTCCAGTTTCTCCTCCTTCTACCTTCCTCAAAACCCTAGCTTTGAACTTGCCATGCCTCTTGGACACGCCACAGAGATGCTTCCTCAAAGTCCTAGCTCGGTTGGGCTTAATTGCCTCTCCCCTGCTCAAATCCAGCAGGTACAGGCGCAATTCCACCGTCAGCAGCTTATTCAGGCGCCCGCCGACCGCCGGAGCCAGAGGAATATAAACTCCCTCGCCCCCCAGCCGCCGCCCATGAAGCGCAAAGGGTCTCCGACGAAGCCCGCGAAGCTCTTCCGCGGTGTTCGGCAGCGGCACTGGGGCAAATGGGTGGCGGAGATCCGCCTCCCTCGCAACCGCACCCGCCTATGGCTCGGCACCTTCGACGCCGCCGAGGAGGCCGCCTTGGCCTACGACAAGGCCGCGTTCATGCTCCGCGGTGACGGTGCGAGGCTCAACTTCCCGGAGTTCCGGCACGGCGCGGCGCACCTGGGGCCGCCGCTGCACCCCGCGGTGGACGGCAAGCTCCAGGCCGTATGCCACACCCTGGGGATCTCCGGAAAGCAGGGGGCCACCCCGCCGTGCCCGGTGGCCAGTGAGGGGAGCACGGAGGACAACAAGTCTGATTCCTCCTCATGggccgaggaggaggaggactcgTCAGCCGCCGAGCCGGCGATGCAGCACTTGGACTTCACCGAGGCACCCTGGGACGAGTCGGAAACCTTTGTGCTGCGCAAGTATCCATCGTGGGAGATCGACTGGGACTCCATTCTCTCTTCAGATTAG
- the LOC121994209 gene encoding protein SOSEKI 2-like: MEVGGGRDRRRLSSREASPDRARLTYSHQQQPPPQAPQQQLQQRFARPLRKLQVVYYLCRNGQLEHPHFIELPYLPNHQLQLKDVIERLSFLRGKGMPSLFSWSCKRSYKNGYVWNDLADNDVIYPADGVEYVLKGSEIFPGAYDRFQHLPASSRQPKALLAPRKLRLEFEDDDKAEGVDDEATEEERMGSKLAVGGKKPVGYSRLRGVSTEEMERVDGRVATHHHAPTELPLDDSSPLSSSSSDKPPNHAYPAAVAGGGGSQRFEDVNSAPELGLSRNSVLLQLIACGSAALKGRSTPSSGAVKAAAAAANSASAAAAAASGGGERHISVLHRGALSRLAGRAADDESQCYSEHPRYCHPLVEDKEYFSGSIVERSRGGGPPEPVLQKSSSYKEERSAKLGIAGDEERAAGKEEARGKCIPGRRRCSVKQV; the protein is encoded by the exons ATGGAAGTCGGAGGTGGAAGAGACAGGCGACGATTAAGCAGCAGGGAAGCGAGTCCCGACCGAGCTAGACTCACCTACTCCCATCAACAGCAACCTCCGCCGCAGGCGCCGCAGCAGCAGCTGCAGCAGAGGTTTGCAAGACCTCTTCGCAAACTACAAGTGGTGTACTACCTCTGCAGGAATGGTCAATTGGAGCACCCCCACTTCATCGAGCTCCCTTACCTCCCCAACCACCAGCTCCAGCTCAAGG ATGTGATCGAAAGACTGAGTTTTCTAAGAGGCAAAGGCATGCCTTCGCTCTTCTCCTGGTCGTGCAAGAG GAGCTACAAGAATGGCTACGTGTGGAATGACTTGGCTGATAATGATGTAATCTACCCCGCCGACGGCGTCGAGTACGTGCTCAAAGGCTCCGAGATCTTCCCTGGCGCTTATG ATCGTTTCCAACATCTTCCGGCAAGCAGCCGGCAGCCAAAAGCACTGCTTGCGCCTCGGAAGCTCCGTTTGGAGTTTGAGGACGACGACAAAGCAGAGGGTGTGGATGACGAAGCaacagaggaggagaggatgggaAGTAAGCTCGCCGTAGGCGGGAAGAAGCCTGTTGGATACTCGCGGCTCCGTGGGGTTTCCACGGAGGAGATGGAGCGAGTCGACGGCCGGGTGGCGACTCACCACCACGCCCCCACCGAGCTTCCCCTCGACGATTCATCCCCTCTGTCGTCGTCCTCCTCCGACAAGCCGCCCAACCATGCTTACCCCGCAGCTGTTGCTGGCGGCGGCGGCTCCCAGCGATTCGAGGACGTCAACTCGGCGCCGGAACTAGGCCTGTCGCGCAACTCGGTCCTGCTCCAACTCATTGCCTGCGGCTCGGCTGCCCTCAAGGGAAGAAGCACCCCGAGCAGCGGGGCGGTCAAGGCAGCTGCAGCAGCCGCCAACTCCGCctcggccgccgccgccgcagctTCCGGCGGAGGCGAGCGTCACATCAGCGTGCTGCACCGCGGTGCGCTAAGTCGACTCGCTGGCCGAGCGGCCGACGACGAATCGCAGTGCTACTCGGAGCACCCGCGCTACTGTCATCCCCTGGTCGAGGACAAGGAGTACTTCAGCGGCAGCATCGTCGAGCGCAGCAGAGGCGGCGGCCCGCCGGAGCCTGTCCTCCAGAAATCTTCTTCTTACAAAGAAGAAAG GAGCGCGAAGCTAGGGATTGCAGGAGACGAAGAGAGAGCAGCAGGAAAGGAGGAGGCGAGAGGGAAATGCATTCCGGGGCGGAGGAGGTGCTCTGTCAAGCAAGTGTAG
- the LOC121994211 gene encoding uncharacterized protein LOC121994211, which yields MRPSPYSVKGFFSLLSAGLDELDLSSNTFMSIQFLQRAIALLRSLHSHLIDLVKKLHLPAGERWLDEYMDESSRLWDVCHVIKLGVSGMESYNSRGADLVSSLEDWSRNPNPDLALQALRAISVCRREAMRLEEENRVLAETKLEPDSLRLDDERAFSESRFNGFNGFIGVLYALRNVSSFLLLILIWGSVYCSPEQGNFDGSAFHAGGYATPMARLQQKLLGEVEELGGGPGTLMHEFRAAQAATEELKEQLEKAEAEPDVVAAGRLKEKVERLKDWFLTLRIGTENLVGELDDLFDEIVEGRKKLLDICSHQ from the exons ATGAGGCCTTCTCCTTACTCTGTCAAGGGCTTCTTCTCTTTGCTCTCTGCTGGTCTAGATGAGCTCGACCTTTCGTCGAACACCTTCATGTCGATCCAGTTCTTGCAGCGCGCCATCGCGCTCCTCCGCTCCCTTCATTCGCATCTCATCGATCTGGTGAAGAAGCTCCACCTGCCCGCCGGTGAGCGGTGGCTGGACGAGTATATGGATGAAAGCTCCCGCCTTTGGGACGTCTGCCATGTCATCAAGCTTGGCGTCTCAGGCATGGAGAGTTACAACTCCCGTGGGGCTGATTTGGTATCCTCCCTCGAAGACTGGAGCCGGAACCCCAATCCGGATCTCGCTCTCCAG GCGCTGCGAGCGATCTCAGTTTGCCGTAGAGAAGCAATGAGGCTGGAGGAGGAGAACAGGGTGTTGGCGGAGACCAAATTGGAGCCGGACTCGCTTCGACTGGACGACGAGAGGGCCTTCTCCGAGTCCAGGTTCAACGGATTCAACGGCTTCATAGGAGTACTATACGCGCTGAGGAACGTGAGCTCGTTCCTTCTCCTAATCCTGATATGGGGATCCGTCTACTGCTCCCCCGAACAGGGAAACTTCGACGGCTCTGCCTTCCACGCCGGAGGTTACGCCACTCCGATGGCGAGGCTGCAACAGAAGCTGCTGGGGGAGGTGGAGGAGCTCGGCGGCGGTCCGGGAACGCTGATGCACGAGTTCCGGGCGGCGCAGGCGGCGACGGAGGAACTCAAGGAGCAGCTGGAGAAGGCCGAGGCCGAACCAGATGTCGTCGCTGCAGGGAGGCTGAAGGAGAAGGTGGAGCGACTAAAAGACTGGTTTTTGACATTAAGAATTGGAACTGAAAACCTCGTCGGCGAGCTTGATGACTTGTTCGATGAGATTGTGGAGGGAAGGAAAAAGCTTTTGGACATTTGCAGCCACCAATGA